From a single Rhizobium lusitanum genomic region:
- a CDS encoding DUF2842 domain-containing protein, whose protein sequence is MPLRLRKFVGMILLVLLVVIYAIVAMIVAVRTLADQPGWMHFLYFFISGIIWVLPAMGIIKWMAGPRAR, encoded by the coding sequence GTGCCCCTTCGCCTGCGCAAATTTGTCGGCATGATCCTGCTCGTCCTATTGGTGGTGATCTATGCAATCGTGGCGATGATCGTGGCAGTGCGCACGCTGGCCGATCAACCCGGCTGGATGCATTTCCTCTATTTCTTCATCAGCGGCATCATCTGGGTGCTGCCGGCGATGGGGATCATCAAGTGGATGGCCGGACCCCGCGCCCGATAA
- a CDS encoding COX15/CtaA family protein, protein MAVANLTSEQAVLNEVARQDHNRRAIRIWLGCVLLALFALVLVGGATRLTESGLSITEWQPIHGVVPPLNAQEWQEEFDLYKRIPQFQLLNKDMTVDEFKGIFWWEWAHRFLARAMGVIFGVPLLFFVLTGRVERKLWLPLGGIFLLGGLQGAIGWWMVSSGLQARTDVSQYRLATHLVTACLIFAACMWFMRALSPHSNEPAPTRYSAKLAGLIAFMALFQIYLGALVAGLDAGMSYNTWPLMDGAVVPGGLFVQSPGWINFFENPKMVQYVHRLGAYALFAVVAINMIISLRAAAQTTHARRSVVLFVLVLIQAILGITTLLLQVPLHLALAHQAGALIVFGFAIANWRGFYGEYPRQTVIAVRG, encoded by the coding sequence ATGGCTGTCGCTAATTTGACGTCGGAACAGGCTGTTTTGAACGAAGTGGCCCGTCAGGACCACAATCGCCGTGCTATCCGCATCTGGCTCGGTTGTGTGCTTCTGGCGCTTTTTGCCCTCGTGCTGGTGGGCGGCGCGACGCGCCTCACCGAATCCGGCCTGTCGATCACAGAGTGGCAACCGATCCATGGCGTCGTCCCGCCGCTCAATGCACAGGAATGGCAGGAGGAGTTCGATCTCTACAAGCGCATTCCACAGTTCCAGCTACTGAACAAGGATATGACGGTCGACGAGTTCAAGGGCATCTTCTGGTGGGAGTGGGCGCATCGCTTCCTTGCCCGCGCCATGGGCGTCATCTTCGGCGTACCGCTGCTGTTCTTCGTGCTGACCGGCCGCGTCGAGCGCAAGCTATGGCTGCCGCTTGGCGGTATTTTCCTGCTCGGCGGGCTGCAAGGAGCGATCGGCTGGTGGATGGTGTCGTCCGGTCTGCAAGCGCGTACCGACGTCAGCCAGTATCGCCTGGCCACCCACCTTGTCACCGCCTGTCTGATCTTTGCCGCCTGCATGTGGTTCATGCGCGCGCTGTCGCCGCATTCGAACGAACCGGCGCCGACGCGCTATTCGGCGAAACTCGCCGGCCTCATCGCCTTCATGGCGCTATTCCAGATCTATCTCGGCGCGTTGGTTGCCGGTCTTGACGCGGGCATGTCCTACAATACCTGGCCGCTGATGGATGGCGCGGTGGTGCCGGGTGGGCTGTTCGTGCAGTCGCCGGGCTGGATCAATTTCTTCGAGAACCCGAAGATGGTGCAATATGTCCATCGTCTTGGCGCCTATGCGCTTTTTGCCGTCGTCGCGATCAATATGATCATCTCGTTGCGTGCTGCGGCACAGACGACGCATGCCCGCCGCTCAGTGGTGTTATTCGTGCTGGTGCTGATCCAGGCTATCCTCGGCATCACGACGCTGCTCTTGCAGGTGCCGCTGCATCTGGCGCTGGCCCATCAGGCCGGCGCGCTGATCGTATTTGGCTTTGCCATTGCCAACTGGCGCGGTTTCTATGGTGAATATCCGCGCCAGACGGTCATTGCGGTGAGGGGCTGA